The following are from one region of the Mycetohabitans rhizoxinica HKI 454 genome:
- the ftsW gene encoding putative lipid II flippase FtsW: MSRAQRIAARLAGCRYAVPSDGVGAATPARGVGLASAVSGIRPLRSRMRDYDHSLLWVTIALLSLGLVMVYSASIALPDSPKYSAYTPYHFLVRHVVSLVTGVLCALVAFRIPVKTWDKYAPRFFLVALLLLVIVLIPHLGKGVNGARRWIPLGITNMQPSEIMKLAVTIYAANYTVRKQEYMHQFTKGFLPMALAVGVVGALLLLEPDMGAFMVIAAIAMGVLFLGGVSGRLFGGLALTAIGTFAMLVWASPWRRERIFAYLNPWDDRYAQGKAYQLTHSLIAFGRGEWFGVGLGGSVEKLNYLPEAHTDFILAVIGEELGFVGVVFVILLFYWIVRRAFEIGRQALALDRTFAGLVAKGIGLWVGAQTFINMGVNLGLLPTKGLTLPLVSYGGSGILLNCVALSLLMRVDYENRVLMRGGKV; the protein is encoded by the coding sequence ATGAGCCGGGCGCAGCGGATCGCAGCAAGGCTCGCTGGGTGCCGCTACGCAGTGCCTAGCGACGGAGTCGGCGCCGCCACCCCGGCACGCGGCGTGGGGCTGGCGAGTGCGGTCAGCGGCATTCGCCCGTTGCGCTCACGCATGCGTGACTATGACCACTCGCTGCTCTGGGTGACGATCGCGCTGTTGTCGCTCGGACTCGTGATGGTGTATTCAGCGTCGATCGCGCTGCCCGACTCGCCCAAGTACTCGGCCTATACGCCATACCATTTCCTCGTGCGGCACGTTGTGTCGCTCGTGACCGGTGTGCTCTGCGCGCTGGTGGCGTTTCGTATTCCGGTCAAGACTTGGGACAAGTACGCGCCGCGTTTCTTTCTTGTCGCGTTGCTGTTGCTGGTGATCGTGCTGATACCTCACCTGGGCAAGGGCGTGAACGGCGCGCGCCGGTGGATCCCACTGGGCATCACGAATATGCAGCCGTCGGAAATTATGAAGTTAGCGGTGACGATCTACGCGGCCAACTATACGGTCCGCAAACAGGAGTACATGCACCAGTTCACAAAGGGCTTCCTGCCGATGGCGCTCGCAGTCGGCGTAGTCGGCGCGCTGCTGCTGCTGGAGCCGGACATGGGCGCGTTCATGGTGATCGCGGCGATCGCGATGGGCGTGTTGTTCTTGGGCGGTGTGAGCGGGCGGCTGTTCGGCGGCCTGGCGCTGACCGCCATTGGCACGTTCGCCATGCTGGTCTGGGCCTCGCCGTGGCGTCGCGAGCGCATCTTTGCGTACCTGAATCCGTGGGACGACCGCTATGCGCAAGGCAAGGCGTACCAGCTCACCCATTCGCTGATCGCATTCGGACGCGGCGAGTGGTTCGGAGTCGGCCTGGGCGGCAGCGTCGAGAAGCTCAACTATTTACCTGAGGCGCACACCGACTTCATTCTTGCGGTGATCGGGGAAGAGCTTGGCTTTGTCGGCGTGGTCTTCGTGATTTTGCTGTTTTATTGGATCGTGCGGCGCGCGTTCGAAATCGGCCGCCAGGCGCTCGCATTGGATCGCACGTTCGCCGGATTGGTCGCGAAAGGCATCGGCCTATGGGTCGGCGCGCAGACGTTCATCAACATGGGGGTGAACCTCGGCCTGCTGCCGACCAAGGGGTTGACGCTGCCGCTAGTCAGCTATGGCGGCTCTGGGATCTTGCTCAACTGCGTGGCGCTGTCGCTGCTGATGCGCGTCGATTACGAGAACCGGGTGCTGATGCGCGGAGGCAAGGTATGA
- the murG gene encoding undecaprenyldiphospho-muramoylpentapeptide beta-N-acetylglucosaminyltransferase encodes MSARTLLVMAGGTGGHVFPGLAVAQRMQAQGWRVVWLGNPNAMEATLVPKYGIAVEFVRFGGVRGKGIATKLRLPLNLLRACLQSRAVLGRVQPDVVLGMGGYITFPAGVMAVLARIPLVLHEQNSIAGLANKLLSRLARRVLVAFPDALPGAHWTGNPIRAELAAVAPPEVRYAARTGPLRVLVVGGSLGAAALNKTVPCALALLDPAQRPHVVHQAGAKHIEALRAHYADAGLVQGDGIELVPFIDDMARAYAEADLVICRSGAMTVSEIAAVGVAALFVPFPFAVDDHQTSNAAFLVAHHAASVMQQNELSAKKLADWIGGQTRASLACVAARARELAKPDAAERVAQVCASLVTRDVADASHASRHGAQGKQ; translated from the coding sequence ATGAGCGCACGCACGCTGCTTGTGATGGCGGGTGGCACCGGCGGCCATGTGTTTCCCGGGCTGGCGGTCGCGCAGCGGATGCAGGCACAGGGCTGGCGGGTCGTATGGCTTGGCAATCCGAACGCAATGGAAGCGACATTGGTGCCCAAGTACGGCATTGCGGTCGAGTTCGTGCGCTTTGGCGGCGTGCGTGGCAAGGGCATTGCCACGAAGCTGCGCTTGCCGCTGAACCTGCTGCGCGCGTGCCTGCAAAGTCGCGCGGTGCTCGGCCGCGTGCAACCCGACGTCGTGCTCGGCATGGGCGGCTACATCACGTTTCCGGCTGGCGTGATGGCCGTGCTTGCGCGCATTCCATTGGTGCTACACGAGCAAAATTCGATTGCGGGCCTGGCCAACAAGCTGTTGTCCAGGCTCGCGCGCCGCGTGCTGGTCGCCTTTCCCGACGCGCTGCCTGGCGCGCACTGGACTGGTAACCCGATCCGCGCGGAACTGGCCGCCGTGGCCCCGCCCGAGGTGCGCTACGCGGCGCGCACTGGCCCGTTGCGCGTGCTGGTGGTCGGCGGCAGCCTCGGCGCCGCGGCGCTCAACAAAACGGTGCCGTGCGCGTTGGCGTTACTCGATCCGGCGCAGCGTCCACACGTGGTGCACCAGGCCGGTGCCAAGCATATCGAAGCGTTGCGTGCGCATTACGCGGACGCGGGACTGGTGCAGGGCGACGGCATCGAGCTGGTTCCGTTTATCGACGACATGGCGCGCGCCTATGCCGAGGCCGACCTCGTGATTTGTCGCTCCGGGGCGATGACGGTCTCGGAAATCGCCGCTGTGGGCGTGGCGGCGCTGTTCGTGCCGTTCCCGTTTGCCGTCGACGACCATCAGACGAGCAACGCGGCATTTCTCGTCGCGCATCACGCGGCGAGCGTCATGCAACAAAATGAATTGTCCGCGAAGAAACTCGCGGACTGGATTGGCGGTCAGACGCGCGCGTCGCTCGCATGCGTTGCGGCCCGCGCGCGCGAACTGGCTAAGCCCGATGCCGCCGAGCGCGTCGCACAAGTGTGCGCGTCGCTCGTCACGCGCGATGTGGCAGACGCATCGCACGCGTCGCGGCACGGTGCGCAAGGAAAGCAATGA